CTTGGTGTGCTCCGGCGGGTCGGTGTTGAGCATGATGACCCGCTGGGTCTCGATGTCCTCCCGGGTGGTGCCGGCCCGGAGCCGGGCTATCGCGGTGTTCTCCCGGGTGGAGTAGGTGTCACTGTCCCGGGAGACCGCCATGACGTCGGCGTAGCGGGTGACCACCCAGTATCCGTCGTCGTCGAAGCCGGCCGATCCCCTCGGTTGGGCGTTCCACCAGACGGGGGCGGTCCGGCGAAGCTCGGCGAACTCCTTCCGGGGCACTCGGCGCACCAGGACGTCGGGATCGGTGAAGTCGAATCCCGCCGGGATGCACGGCTCAGTCATCAGACCTCCTATCATAACTTGTTCTAATATTCAAGCAGATCGAATGTCGTGTCGCCAACGAAGGATGTGCTTCGATAACGAGAACGTGTTCTCTTCCAGAAACGGGGCGGTGCGATGGGTACTCCGGTGATCGTGGACGCGGTTCGAACGCCGATCGGCAAGCGCGGCGGCTGGTTGGCGGGACTGCACGCCGCCGAACTGCTCGGCGCGGCGCAACGCGCCCTCGTCGAGCACGCGGACCTCGACCCGGACACGGTCGAGCAGGTCATCGGCGGGTGCGTCACCCAGAGCGGCGAGCAGTCCAACAACGTCACCCGCACCGCCTGGTTGCACGCCGGCCTGCCGTACCGGACAGGCTGCCTCACCGTCGACGCGCAGTGTGGATCGTCGCAGCACGCCGCTCATCTCGTCGCCGGTCTCATCGCCACCGACGCCATCGAGGTAGGCATCGCCTGCGGCGTCGAGGCGATGAGCCGGGTACCGCTGCGGGCGAACCTCGGCGTCGACGTCGGCACGCCCCGCCCGGCCTCGTGGCTGATCGACCTGCCCAACCAGTACGTCGCCGCCGAGCGGATCGCGGTGCGGCGCGGGCTGTCCCGCACGGCGGTCGACGAGTTCGGTGTGCGCTCGCAGGCCCGTGCGGCCCTGGCGTGGGCACAGGGGCACTACGACCGCGAGGTCGTGGCGGTGACCGCACCGACGCTCGACGCCGAGGGACGCCCGACCGGAGGAACCCACCCGGTCGACCGGGACCAGGGCCTGCGGGACACCACCGTGGCGGCGCTGGCCGGGCTGCGACCGGTGGTCGAGGGCGGGGTGCACACCGCCGGCACCTCGTCGCAGATCTCCGACGGAGCCGCGGCGGTGCTGCTCGTGGCCGCGGACCGGGCCCACGCGCTCGGTCTGCGCCCCCGAGCCAGGATCGTCGCCCAGTGCCTGGTGGGCGCCGAGCCCTACTACCACCTGGACGGTCCCGTGCAGGCGACCGAGCGGGTCCTGGCCCAGGCCGGCATGAAGGTCGAGGACGTCGATCGGTTCGAGGTCAACGAGGCGTTCGCCGCCGTCGTGCTGTCCTGGCTGGCCGTCCACCGGGCCGATCCGGAGAAGGTGAACGTCAACGGTGGCGCGATCGCGCTGGGGCATCCGGTGGGCAGCACCGGGGCTCGCCTGCTCACCACCGCCCTGCACGAGTTGGAACGGACCGATACCCGCACGGCGCTGATCACGATGTGCGCGGGTGGCGCCATGTCCACCGCGACCATCATCGAACGACTCTGACCGCTCCCGCCACGGCCGCGCGCCGGGCTGGTGATCGGTGGCCACGGGTCAGCCGTCGCGTGCCGCCGTACGGCGCACCACCAGTGCGCCCACGGCCAGGCCGACCAGCCCTACCAGGACGAGACCGGCGGGCAGGTAACGCCGCACGAACAGGATGCGCTGCCGCCCGCTCGCCGCGTCGTCGGTGACGCGACGCAGCGTCTCCGGAGCGAACTCGAACCTGGCGTCGAGCAACACCACGGGCTGCCCGACGTCCGGGACCAGCGTGCGGTGCGGCTCCTCCCGAACCCCGACGATCGTCCCGGTGACCGGTTCCACCCAGACCGTACGGTGGTTCCGGTAGGTTACCGACCCGGTCGTCGCACCGGGAGCGAACCGCGCGACGAGGGCCCCGACGAACTGCGGACTGGTCCGCACCGGCCGCTCGTCGACGACCTGCTCGAAGCGGTACGCCTGGAGCCCCTCGATGGTCTCGGTGCCCCGGTAGTGGATCGGCAGTGCCTCCCCGAGGTCGCTGTCGTAGTACTGGTACGTCGTTCGTTCGGTGTCGAATGGGAACCGGTAGAGCTGCCCCGAGTACCGCACCGTGCCCGGCTGGCACTCCTCGGCGGCAGGTCCGTCGACCCGGCACTGTCCACTCCAGTCGACCGCCGCGCCGGAGGTGCGATCGAGTGCGATCGCGCTGCGCACGGCGCTGACGAGCTGTCCGGTGTCCACCCGAGTCGTCTGCTGGAACACGTTCCAGACCACCGCATCGTCCCGGATCGCCTCGGCCAGCGTGGCGGTCGTGGCGGCGTCCGACTCGATGCGTGTGGTGGCCCGCAGGTCAGTCGTCACGATCTCGATCGACGGGCGTTCACCGGTCAGTTCGGCGTGCACGACCGTCGCGCCCGACGCCTCGGTGACAGACTCCGTCGGGGCCAGGTCGACAGGGATCCTGGTAACTGTCGGAGCGATGCCGAAAGCCAGCCCGAGACCGGCCAACAGCCCGACCAACCCGGCGCCGGCCAACGCAATTCCCACAACCCGCCTACTCATGTCGCCACGTCCTCTCAGTCGAGAATGAGTTGGCAACTATCAATGTAGAACGGGTTACAGTTCGGTGTCCGACCCCCCGGTTGGCGCCAGCGACACAAACCGACCAATCGGTCAGGGATGTTGACTGCTCACCGACACCACCTCGCCCGTGAGGTACGAGGCGTAGTCGCTGGCGAGGAAGACCATGACGGCCGCGACCTCCCAGGGCTGCGCCGCCCGGCCGAACGCCTCCCGCCCGGCGAGCTCGGCAAGCAGGTCCGAACTGGTCACCCTGGACAGGAAGGGATGCATGGCGAGGCTGGGCGCCACGGCGTTGACCCGGATGCCGTACGGCGCCGCGTCGAGCGCCGCGCACCGGGTGAACGCCATCACCCCCGCCTTGGCGGCCGCGTAGTGCGCCTGGCCGGCCTGGGCGCGCCAGCCCAGCACCGAAGCGTTGTTGACCACCACACCACCGCCGCCCTGCGCCAGCATCTGCCGCACCGCCGCCCGGGTACAGCGAAACGCGCCGGTCAGGGTCACGTCCAGCACCCGCGACCACTCGTCGTCGGTCATCTCCACGACCGGCCTGGTGCCGCCGAGCCCGGCGTTATTGATCATGATGTCCAGCCGCCCGAATTCGCGCACGGCGGTGGCGACGAGCGCCCGTACGGCCCGCTCGTCGGTCACGTCGCAGGGCACCGACCGGACCCGACCCGGGTAGCCGGCCGACAGCCGCTCGTGGCTCTCGGCGAGCCGCCGGACATGCTGGTCGCTGATCACCACGAAGCCGCCCTCGTCCAGGCAGCGTTCGACCACGGCCGCCCCGATACCGGTCCCAGCCGCCGCGGTCACCGCCACGACCTTGTCCGCGAGCAGGTTCCGACCGGCCGGGCGGCCCGGCGGTGGCGGCGCTTCCGGCCTCATCCGCGGGCCTGTCGGGGCAGGCCGAGAACCCGCTCGGCGATGATGCCGCGCTGAATCTCGTCCGACCCGCCGTAGATCGTGTCCGCCCGGCTGAACAGGAACAACCGCTGCCACTCGTCCAGGTCGTACGGCGCCGCACGGGCGACCGCACCGGAGGCACCACGCACCTGCATGGCCAGTTCGCCGAGTCGCCGGTGCCACCGCGCCCAGAGCAGCTTCACCGCCGACGCCCCCTGCCCCGGGCCGTGCCGGTCGGTCTCGGCCATCGTCCGCAGGGTGTGCGCTCGCAGCGCCCAGAGCCCGATGAAGGCGCGGGCGAGCGCGTCCCGCAGCAGGGGGTCGCCGGCGACACCGAGTTGGCGGGCGAGCGACACCAGACCCTCCAGTTCCCGCTGGAAACCGACCTGCTGGCCGAGGGTCGCCGCGCCCCGCTCGAACGCCAGGGTGCCCATCGCCACCCGCCATCCCTCGCCGACCTCGCCGACGACCAGGTCACGCGAGGTGCGCGCGCCGTCGAAGTAGACCTCGTTGAACTCCGAGGTGCCGGTCAGCTGACGGATGGGCCGCACCGTGACGCCGGTTTGCCGCATCGGCACGAGGAGGTAGGACAGCCCGGCCCGGCGGGACTCCGCACCCGGGGGCCCGGTCCGGGCCAGCAGAAAGCACCAGTCCGCCACGTGCGCCAGCGAGGTCCACACCTTCTGACCGTCGACGATCCACTCGTCGCCGACGAGCCGGGCTCGGGTCGCCACCGCGGCGAGATCGGATCCCGCCCCGGGCTCGGAGTACCCCTGACACCACAGCTCCTCGACGGCGCGGATCCTGGGCAGAAAGCGCCGGCACTGCTCCGCCGTGCCGTAGGCGATCAGAGTCGGGCCGAGCAGTTCCTCGCCCAGGTAGCCGACGCGGGCCGGGGCGCCGGCGCGGGCGTACTCCTCGTGGAAGGCGACCTGTTGGGCGAGTGTGGCGCCACGACCGCCGTGCTCGACCGGCCAGCCCAGACACGTCCACCCGGCGGCGGCGAGCCGCCGGTCGAAGGCCAGCCGTTCGCGGTACGCCTCGTGTTCCCGGCCCGGTCCGCCCGCGCCCCGCAGTTCGGCGCTCACGTTCTCCGCCAACCAGGCGCGCGCCGCGCGCCGGAACTCCTCGTCGTGC
The sequence above is a segment of the Micromonospora sp. WMMA1363 genome. Coding sequences within it:
- a CDS encoding DUF3068 domain-containing protein; its protein translation is MSRRVVGIALAGAGLVGLLAGLGLAFGIAPTVTRIPVDLAPTESVTEASGATVVHAELTGERPSIEIVTTDLRATTRIESDAATTATLAEAIRDDAVVWNVFQQTTRVDTGQLVSAVRSAIALDRTSGAAVDWSGQCRVDGPAAEECQPGTVRYSGQLYRFPFDTERTTYQYYDSDLGEALPIHYRGTETIEGLQAYRFEQVVDERPVRTSPQFVGALVARFAPGATTGSVTYRNHRTVWVEPVTGTIVGVREEPHRTLVPDVGQPVVLLDARFEFAPETLRRVTDDAASGRQRILFVRRYLPAGLVLVGLVGLAVGALVVRRTAARDG
- a CDS encoding steroid 3-ketoacyl-CoA thiolase produces the protein MGTPVIVDAVRTPIGKRGGWLAGLHAAELLGAAQRALVEHADLDPDTVEQVIGGCVTQSGEQSNNVTRTAWLHAGLPYRTGCLTVDAQCGSSQHAAHLVAGLIATDAIEVGIACGVEAMSRVPLRANLGVDVGTPRPASWLIDLPNQYVAAERIAVRRGLSRTAVDEFGVRSQARAALAWAQGHYDREVVAVTAPTLDAEGRPTGGTHPVDRDQGLRDTTVAALAGLRPVVEGGVHTAGTSSQISDGAAAVLLVAADRAHALGLRPRARIVAQCLVGAEPYYHLDGPVQATERVLAQAGMKVEDVDRFEVNEAFAAVVLSWLAVHRADPEKVNVNGGAIALGHPVGSTGARLLTTALHELERTDTRTALITMCAGGAMSTATIIERL
- a CDS encoding acyl-CoA dehydrogenase family protein; translation: MHDEEFRRAARAWLAENVSAELRGAGGPGREHEAYRERLAFDRRLAAAGWTCLGWPVEHGGRGATLAQQVAFHEEYARAGAPARVGYLGEELLGPTLIAYGTAEQCRRFLPRIRAVEELWCQGYSEPGAGSDLAAVATRARLVGDEWIVDGQKVWTSLAHVADWCFLLARTGPPGAESRRAGLSYLLVPMRQTGVTVRPIRQLTGTSEFNEVYFDGARTSRDLVVGEVGEGWRVAMGTLAFERGAATLGQQVGFQRELEGLVSLARQLGVAGDPLLRDALARAFIGLWALRAHTLRTMAETDRHGPGQGASAVKLLWARWHRRLGELAMQVRGASGAVARAAPYDLDEWQRLFLFSRADTIYGGSDEIQRGIIAERVLGLPRQARG
- a CDS encoding SDR family oxidoreductase; this encodes MRPEAPPPPGRPAGRNLLADKVVAVTAAAGTGIGAAVVERCLDEGGFVVISDQHVRRLAESHERLSAGYPGRVRSVPCDVTDERAVRALVATAVREFGRLDIMINNAGLGGTRPVVEMTDDEWSRVLDVTLTGAFRCTRAAVRQMLAQGGGGVVVNNASVLGWRAQAGQAHYAAAKAGVMAFTRCAALDAAPYGIRVNAVAPSLAMHPFLSRVTSSDLLAELAGREAFGRAAQPWEVAAVMVFLASDYASYLTGEVVSVSSQHP